The Lactuca sativa cultivar Salinas chromosome 2, Lsat_Salinas_v11, whole genome shotgun sequence genome includes a window with the following:
- the LOC111893866 gene encoding non-specific lipid transfer protein GPI-anchored 5: MAQNQTLVILKSMILAISMVVLCGRGMAQSTSGCTNVIISMSPCLNYITGNSSTPSSGCCTQLASVVKSQPQCLCEVLNGGGSSLGLNINQTQALELPKACDVQTPPTSQCNAASPGSSPSTPNNPSGSGRGSNTVPSTDNGSSDATVMQLTLIPILFSLLVATYTIVL; encoded by the exons ATGGCACAAAATCAAACACTTGTCATATTGAAGTCAATGATCTTAGCAATCTCAATGGTTGTGTTATGTGGTCGTGGAATGGCTCAATCAACTTCAGGGTGCACAAACGTGATCATCAGCATGTCCCCATGCCTTAACTACATTACTGGCAACTCATCAACCCCGTCTTCAGGGTGTTGCACCCAACTGGCTAGTGTGGTCAAGTCGCAGCCACAATGCTTGTGTGAAGTTCTAAACGGTGGGGGCTCGTCCTTGGGTCTTAACATTAATCAAACACAAGCTCTTGAGTTGCCTAAAGCATGCGATGTCCAAACACCTCCAACTAGCCAATGCAATG CTGCATCGCCAGGAAGCTCTCCATCAACACCTAACAACCCTTCGGGTTCAGGTCGTGGATCGAATACCGTCCCATCAACGGATAACGGTTCATCAGATGCAACTGTTATGCAATTGACATTAATTCCAATTTTATTTTCGTTACTTGTTGCAACATACACTATCGTGCTCTGA